One Natranaerovirga hydrolytica genomic region harbors:
- a CDS encoding zinc ribbon domain-containing protein yields the protein MLKCGICGRTMTFYKDSKNGRTYLKPCSKVDFTTGKRCPNGASSLVVIDQFINDVMWKEIKPAMNVLNEQIAKNTEILDTTSSRVKELTNQKKDINKQLDKLLDLMLTSNDHRFKDKYSQLQYRLQEVEKELTELQSGDSDGKDWGDVFLELNKEIHILPYKGKSKDPKVINTFIKKYIDPIVYKKNDLEPDKPYLKVHYTETVQQAMEVYKQYRKEMNEKLEARKQKAIL from the coding sequence ATCTTAAAGTGTGGTATTTGTGGCAGGACTATGACATTTTATAAGGACAGCAAGAATGGCAGAACATACTTAAAGCCTTGTTCTAAGGTTGATTTCACAACAGGTAAAAGATGTCCTAATGGTGCAAGTTCTTTAGTTGTTATTGACCAATTTATAAATGATGTTATGTGGAAAGAGATTAAACCAGCTATGAATGTACTGAATGAACAAATAGCCAAAAACACTGAAATATTAGATACAACTAGTTCAAGAGTAAAAGAACTGACTAACCAAAAGAAAGATATAAACAAACAGCTCGATAAGTTATTAGACTTAATGCTTACAAGTAATGACCATAGATTTAAGGATAAATATTCTCAACTACAGTATAGATTACAGGAAGTTGAAAAGGAACTTACAGAATTACAATCTGGTGATTCAGATGGTAAAGACTGGGGTGATGTATTCTTGGAACTTAATAAAGAAATTCATATACTCCCCTACAAAGGGAAATCAAAAGACCCAAAAGTTATAAATACATTTATCAAAAAATATATTGACCCTATAGTATACAAGAAAAATGATTTAGAACCAGATAAACCATATTTAAAGGTACACTATACTGAAACAGTACAACAGGCTATGGAAGTTTATAAGCAATACAGAAAAGAAATGAATGAAAAACTTGAGGCAAGAAAACAAAAGGCTATATTGTAG
- a CDS encoding DUF255 domain-containing protein codes for MVTTNKIQPNRLAKEKSPYLLQHANNPVNWFPWSQEAFDKAKKENKPVFLSIGYSTCHW; via the coding sequence ATGGTTACTACAAATAAAATACAACCTAACAGATTAGCAAAAGAAAAATCACCATACTTATTACAACATGCTAATAACCCAGTCAATTGGTTTCCTTGGTCTCAAGAAGCTTTTGACAAAGCAAAAAAAGAAAACAAACCGGTTTTTTTAAGCATAGGTTATTCTACTTGTCATTGGTGA